A window of the Synechococcus sp. JA-3-3Ab genome harbors these coding sequences:
- the urtB gene encoding urea ABC transporter permease subunit UrtB gives MTLLLDSLFNGLSIGTVLLIAALGLAIVFGLMGVINMAHGELMMLGAYTTFVVQNAFRPLGDPWRDLYIFPALVAAFAVTALVGLALERGVIRFLYGRPLETLLATWGVSLILQQFVRSVNWVLAFRLGAFAVLFFGGWWLLSRRADWPRLKGWTLALLLVLSTAIASVGGRVLAQTYALAVTQPWFGAQNKDVTAPRWLGGGIPVGNLFLPNTRLFIIALTILCILGLYFFLQRTRWGLRIRAVTQNRAMSACVGIPTQKVDALTFAVGSGLAGVAGVAVSLLGSVGPNTGQNYIVDTFMVVVVGGVGKLLGSIVAALGIGIANFVIGSGTLALIFPNVPILTDTLNFFATTSMAKVMVFALIVAFLQVRPRGLFPEKGRMVDA, from the coding sequence ATGACCTTGCTCCTGGACAGCTTGTTCAACGGCCTTAGCATTGGCACCGTCTTGCTGATAGCCGCCTTGGGCTTGGCTATTGTTTTCGGCCTCATGGGGGTCATCAACATGGCCCATGGGGAGCTGATGATGTTGGGGGCCTACACCACTTTTGTGGTTCAAAATGCCTTTCGTCCCCTAGGGGATCCCTGGCGGGATCTGTACATCTTTCCAGCTTTGGTAGCTGCCTTTGCCGTCACGGCTCTGGTGGGACTAGCCCTGGAGCGGGGGGTGATCCGCTTTTTGTATGGCCGACCGCTGGAAACCCTTCTGGCCACTTGGGGTGTGAGCCTGATCCTGCAGCAGTTTGTGCGCAGCGTCAATTGGGTGCTGGCTTTCCGCTTGGGGGCCTTCGCGGTGCTCTTTTTCGGCGGCTGGTGGCTTTTGTCCAGGCGGGCGGATTGGCCGCGTCTCAAGGGGTGGACGCTGGCGCTGCTGTTGGTGCTCTCCACGGCCATTGCATCGGTGGGGGGGCGGGTGCTGGCGCAAACCTATGCTTTGGCGGTTACCCAGCCTTGGTTCGGCGCCCAGAACAAAGACGTGACGGCTCCCCGGTGGCTGGGGGGTGGGATCCCGGTGGGCAACCTGTTTTTGCCCAATACCCGCCTGTTTATCATCGCCCTCACCATCCTCTGCATCCTGGGGCTGTACTTCTTCTTGCAACGCACCCGCTGGGGGCTGCGCATCCGGGCGGTTACCCAGAATCGGGCCATGAGCGCCTGTGTAGGGATCCCCACGCAAAAGGTGGATGCCCTTACCTTTGCCGTCGGCTCGGGTCTGGCGGGAGTAGCCGGCGTGGCGGTCAGCCTGCTGGGATCCGTGGGGCCGAACACCGGCCAGAACTACATCGTGGATACCTTTATGGTGGTCGTCGTGGGGGGTGTTGGTAAGCTCTTAGGCAGTATTGTGGCGGCGCTTGGGATCGGGATTGCCAACTTTGTCATCGGCTCAGGGACGCTGGCTTTGATTTTTCCCAACGTGCCCATCCTGACCGATACCCTCAACTTTTTTGCCACCACGAGCATGGCCAAGGTGATGGTCTTTGCTTTGATCGTGGCCTTTTTGCAGGTGCGACCTCGGGGCCTTTTCCCCGAAAAAGGTCGTATGGTGGATGCCTAG
- the urtA gene encoding urea ABC transporter substrate-binding protein produces the protein MALSFNRRQVLKMGALAGAGAALGPQIWVKRSVPAYAQGETIRVGILHSLSGTMAISETSVVDAEKLAIKEINAAGGVLGKQIEPIIEDGASDWPTFAEKATKLIDVDKVATVFGCWTSASRKAVLPVFESKQHLLWYPVQYEGQECSKNIFYTGAAPNQQIEPSVEWLLKNKGKEFFLVGSDYVFPRTANTIIKAQLEALGGKVVGEDYLPLGSTEVTPIISKIRAALPNGGVIYNSLNGDSNVAFFKQLEGAGLGPDRYPSMSVSIAEEEVQAIGPEFLEGHFAAWNYFMTVDTPANKKFVEAFKAEYGQNRVTNDPMEAAYIMVYIWKQAVEKAGTVEIDAVRQAAYGQTFDAPEGLVTMNTNHHLTKYVRIGQVRSDGLFDVIFSTDAVEPQPWNQFVAETKGFACDWSDPAKGGRYKVS, from the coding sequence ATGGCTCTATCATTTAATCGTCGTCAAGTGCTGAAAATGGGCGCTCTGGCCGGAGCCGGGGCTGCCCTAGGGCCGCAGATCTGGGTGAAGCGATCCGTGCCCGCCTACGCCCAGGGAGAGACCATCCGCGTTGGCATTTTGCACTCCCTTAGCGGCACCATGGCCATTTCGGAAACCAGCGTGGTGGATGCCGAAAAGCTGGCTATCAAAGAGATCAATGCCGCCGGTGGGGTTTTGGGCAAGCAGATCGAGCCGATTATCGAGGATGGGGCTTCCGATTGGCCAACCTTTGCCGAGAAAGCCACCAAATTGATCGATGTGGACAAGGTGGCAACGGTATTCGGCTGCTGGACTTCGGCCAGTCGCAAAGCCGTGTTGCCGGTGTTTGAATCCAAGCAGCACCTGCTCTGGTATCCCGTGCAGTACGAAGGACAAGAGTGCTCCAAAAACATCTTCTACACCGGCGCTGCCCCCAACCAGCAGATCGAGCCTTCGGTGGAATGGCTGCTCAAGAACAAGGGCAAAGAGTTCTTCCTGGTGGGATCCGACTACGTGTTCCCCCGCACGGCCAACACCATCATCAAGGCCCAGTTGGAAGCCCTGGGGGGCAAAGTGGTGGGTGAAGACTATCTGCCTTTGGGCAGCACAGAAGTTACCCCCATCATCAGCAAGATCCGGGCCGCTCTTCCCAATGGCGGTGTGATCTACAACAGCTTGAACGGCGACAGCAACGTGGCCTTTTTCAAACAACTGGAAGGGGCAGGGCTGGGGCCAGATCGCTATCCTTCCATGTCCGTCAGCATTGCCGAAGAAGAGGTACAGGCCATCGGCCCCGAATTTTTGGAAGGGCACTTTGCCGCCTGGAACTACTTTATGACGGTGGATACGCCTGCCAACAAGAAGTTTGTGGAAGCTTTCAAGGCAGAATACGGCCAAAACCGCGTCACCAACGACCCGATGGAAGCCGCCTACATCATGGTTTACATCTGGAAGCAGGCAGTGGAAAAAGCGGGAACAGTGGAAATCGACGCCGTGCGGCAGGCAGCCTATGGCCAGACCTTTGATGCCCCAGAAGGCTTGGTAACCATGAACACCAATCACCACCTGACCAAGTATGTGCGGATCGGCCAGGTGCGCTCTGACGGTTTGTTTGATGTCATCTTTTCTACGGATGCCGTGGAGCCGCAGCCCTGGAACCAGTTTGTGGCAGAGACCAAGGGCTTTGCCTGCGATTGGTCAGATCCGGCCAAGGGCGGTCGCTACAAAGTCAGCTAG
- a CDS encoding S9 family peptidase encodes MVQQAGYGSWRSPITADLVVTGSLRLGQPAWDKGDLYWTEGRPQEKGRNVLRRQAAGGAVQELTPAPFNVRTRVHEYGGGAYWVSEGVVYFCNFADQRLYRLLPGSDPQPLTEAGPYRYADGVVDRARGRILCVREDHSRQGEPENSLVSIDLASGSQQILASGHDFYASPRLSPDGQNLVWLTWDHPQMPWDGTELWRAEVAADGTLGEPQKLAGGPAESIFQPQWSPQGDLYFVSDRSGWWNLYRWDPQGPIPLCPMEAEFGEPQWVFGLSTYGFAGDGRILACYEQDGLSHLAYLDPHSGQLAGIPLPYTQISGLQVSGEKAAFLAGSPTEATALVCLYLPSSQVEVVARSSSVAVDPDYLSIPEPIVFPTGGGKEVAYAFFYPPKNRDFVAPAGEKPPLLVKSHGGPTGATAAVLNLGIQYWTSRGIAVLDVNYRGSSGYGRAYRDALKGRWGLVDVEDCIAGAQFLAAQGKVDGERLLIRGGSAGGYTTLAALTFHTVFKAGASYYGVSDLEALAQETHKFESHYLDSLIGPYPERRDLYRERSPIHHLEGLNCPVIFFQGLEDAIVPPNQAERMVAALQAKGIPVAYVPFAGEQHGFRQAANLKRALEAELYFYAQILGFPLAELIEPVPIANWPPPR; translated from the coding sequence ATGGTGCAACAGGCTGGCTATGGATCTTGGCGATCCCCGATTACCGCTGACCTGGTGGTGACGGGATCCCTACGGCTAGGGCAACCGGCTTGGGACAAGGGGGATCTCTACTGGACGGAGGGTCGCCCCCAGGAAAAGGGGCGCAACGTGCTGAGGCGGCAAGCTGCCGGTGGGGCGGTGCAGGAGCTGACGCCGGCCCCTTTTAACGTGCGCACCCGCGTGCACGAGTACGGCGGCGGGGCCTACTGGGTCTCTGAGGGGGTGGTGTATTTCTGCAACTTTGCCGATCAACGGCTCTACCGCCTGCTGCCGGGTTCGGATCCCCAGCCCCTGACGGAAGCAGGCCCCTATCGCTATGCAGATGGGGTGGTGGATCGGGCGCGTGGACGCATCCTCTGTGTGCGGGAGGATCACAGCCGCCAGGGAGAGCCGGAAAACAGCCTTGTCTCGATTGACTTAGCAAGTGGATCCCAGCAGATTTTGGCTTCTGGGCACGACTTCTACGCCAGCCCGCGCCTCAGTCCAGACGGCCAGAACTTGGTATGGCTGACCTGGGATCACCCCCAGATGCCCTGGGATGGGACGGAACTGTGGCGAGCAGAGGTGGCAGCAGATGGCACTCTAGGAGAGCCCCAAAAGCTAGCCGGTGGCCCTGCCGAGTCGATCTTCCAGCCCCAGTGGTCACCGCAAGGGGATCTCTACTTTGTTTCGGATCGCAGCGGCTGGTGGAACCTCTATCGCTGGGATCCCCAGGGCCCCATTCCCCTCTGTCCTATGGAAGCAGAGTTTGGAGAACCCCAGTGGGTGTTCGGCCTGAGCACCTACGGCTTTGCTGGGGATGGGCGCATTCTGGCCTGTTATGAACAAGACGGGCTGTCTCATCTGGCTTATCTGGATCCCCATTCAGGACAGTTGGCAGGGATCCCCTTGCCCTACACCCAGATCAGCGGTTTGCAGGTGAGTGGGGAAAAAGCCGCTTTCCTGGCCGGATCCCCGACGGAAGCCACTGCCTTGGTCTGCCTATACTTACCCTCCAGCCAAGTGGAGGTGGTGGCCCGTTCCAGCAGCGTGGCGGTGGATCCCGACTATCTGTCGATCCCAGAGCCCATTGTTTTTCCCACCGGTGGCGGCAAGGAAGTGGCCTACGCCTTCTTCTATCCCCCCAAAAACCGAGACTTTGTTGCCCCTGCTGGCGAAAAGCCACCCCTGCTGGTGAAAAGCCACGGCGGGCCCACCGGGGCGACGGCAGCCGTGCTCAACCTGGGGATCCAATACTGGACCAGTCGGGGGATTGCCGTTTTGGATGTGAACTACCGGGGCAGCAGCGGCTACGGACGGGCCTATCGGGATGCTCTCAAAGGCCGGTGGGGCCTGGTAGATGTGGAAGATTGCATCGCTGGGGCCCAATTCTTGGCAGCCCAGGGCAAGGTGGACGGGGAGCGGCTGCTCATTCGCGGCGGCAGCGCCGGCGGCTACACCACCCTGGCGGCCCTGACGTTTCACACCGTCTTCAAGGCCGGCGCCAGCTACTACGGGGTGAGCGATCTAGAGGCCCTAGCCCAGGAGACCCACAAGTTTGAGTCCCACTACTTGGACAGCTTAATTGGCCCCTACCCGGAGCGGCGGGATCTCTACCGGGAGCGCTCTCCCATCCACCACCTGGAGGGTCTCAACTGCCCCGTTATCTTCTTTCAAGGCCTGGAGGACGCCATCGTCCCTCCCAACCAAGCAGAGAGGATGGTGGCTGCCCTGCAGGCCAAGGGGATCCCGGTGGCCTATGTCCCTTTTGCCGGTGAGCAGCACGGCTTTCGCCAGGCAGCCAACCTCAAACGGGCCCTGGAGGCAGAGCTTTATTTCTACGCCCAGATCCTAGGGTTTCCCTTGGCGGAGCTTATCGAGCCGGTTCCCATTGCCAACTGGCCTCCTCCTCGTTGA
- a CDS encoding lytic transglycosylase domain-containing protein — protein MQSRTSHRQLWRRWLAATLAAGGVLGGVLWGFYASSWAEPVEMAAAPPAPLSSTSGAAFLRAYKALQAGQAQAALEHLQGLEEKLPVLTDEIWKLRAQAYEKLGDRETARQIWWPKILHEYPHSPVAAYALWGMGQVDQLRRQFPTHPLTARALKHLLELDPDRYDLLRDLALHHPQTPGLTPLLDRWRQAQEGSLTASDWQILADAYWEQREYGKAARAYGRAPTTSRNLYRQGRSHQISRELPQARAAYQALLAQFPDAAEASLTRRRLAELSDLPTAIELLRQVGSGSDREAPEALLSLSQLYDRNGSPQSAQAVRQTLWERFPVSEAAATAAWTVAWRQAQTGNLSQAIALAQQIGLAQRDTEMGAQLLYWAGKWRERLGEVAAARQTYQQVLRQFPHTYYAWRAAAQLGWPVGDFSSGRQRVEVDFQPVRQPLPAVSEATQTLHLIGAGQLAWERWQGEMALLQRDPGQMSVAERFASGILRNNAGEHLRGINQVAALRFSAEPDPLLPTLRQRQDFWQAIYPLHYYASPENTWERDPYAQPGLARWSRQFNLNPLMVAALIRQESRFEPEIVSASGALGLMQVMPATGRWIAQKIGLAQYSLTNPADNLHLGSWYFDYTHRTYQDNTLLALASYNGGPGNVARWLSRFGFEDPDEFVEQIPFAETRGYVKSVFGNYWNYWQLYTQEGRTLVSQRLQPHLSND, from the coding sequence ATGCAGAGCAGAACAAGCCACCGGCAACTCTGGAGGCGATGGCTTGCCGCGACCTTAGCAGCAGGCGGAGTACTGGGCGGCGTCCTGTGGGGCTTTTACGCCTCCTCCTGGGCAGAACCTGTCGAGATGGCGGCGGCGCCTCCAGCACCCCTGAGCTCGACTTCTGGCGCCGCCTTTTTGCGCGCCTACAAAGCCCTGCAGGCCGGCCAAGCGCAAGCGGCCCTGGAGCACCTGCAGGGCTTGGAAGAAAAGCTGCCAGTTCTCACCGACGAGATCTGGAAGCTCAGGGCTCAGGCTTATGAAAAGCTGGGGGATCGAGAAACAGCCCGCCAGATCTGGTGGCCCAAGATCTTGCACGAGTATCCCCACAGCCCGGTGGCCGCCTACGCCCTCTGGGGAATGGGCCAGGTGGATCAGTTGCGGCGGCAATTTCCCACCCACCCCCTGACGGCCCGCGCCCTCAAGCACCTGCTGGAGCTGGATCCTGACCGGTATGACCTGCTGCGGGATCTGGCCTTGCACCACCCGCAAACCCCTGGGTTAACGCCGCTGCTGGATCGCTGGCGGCAAGCCCAAGAGGGATCCCTCACGGCCTCCGATTGGCAGATCCTGGCCGATGCCTATTGGGAGCAGCGGGAGTACGGCAAAGCCGCCCGCGCCTACGGGCGTGCCCCCACCACCTCTCGCAATCTCTACCGCCAGGGGCGCAGCCACCAGATCTCGCGGGAGTTGCCCCAGGCGAGAGCCGCTTACCAAGCGCTGCTGGCTCAATTTCCCGACGCCGCCGAAGCCTCCCTCACCCGGCGCCGCCTGGCCGAGCTGAGCGACCTGCCGACGGCAATCGAGCTGCTTCGCCAGGTGGGATCCGGCTCGGATAGAGAAGCTCCAGAAGCGTTGCTCAGCCTCAGCCAACTGTATGACCGCAACGGCAGCCCGCAATCGGCCCAGGCGGTGCGGCAGACCCTTTGGGAGCGCTTCCCAGTCAGCGAAGCCGCGGCCACCGCCGCCTGGACGGTGGCTTGGCGCCAGGCGCAAACGGGCAATCTCAGCCAAGCCATTGCTCTAGCCCAGCAGATTGGCTTGGCCCAGCGGGATACGGAAATGGGGGCGCAACTGCTCTACTGGGCCGGCAAATGGCGGGAACGGCTGGGGGAGGTGGCTGCGGCGCGGCAAACCTATCAGCAGGTGCTGCGGCAGTTTCCCCACACCTACTACGCCTGGCGGGCGGCGGCGCAACTGGGCTGGCCAGTAGGAGATTTCTCCAGCGGCCGCCAAAGGGTTGAGGTGGATTTTCAGCCCGTTCGCCAACCTTTGCCCGCCGTTTCCGAGGCTACCCAGACCCTGCATCTCATTGGCGCTGGCCAACTGGCCTGGGAGCGCTGGCAGGGGGAAATGGCTCTGCTGCAACGGGATCCCGGCCAGATGAGCGTGGCCGAGCGCTTTGCCAGCGGCATTTTGCGCAACAACGCCGGCGAGCACCTGCGGGGCATCAACCAGGTGGCTGCCCTGCGCTTTAGCGCCGAGCCCGACCCGCTGCTGCCGACCCTGAGACAGCGCCAGGATTTCTGGCAGGCCATCTACCCGCTGCACTACTACGCCAGCCCAGAAAACACCTGGGAAAGGGATCCCTACGCCCAGCCCGGCCTGGCCCGCTGGTCGCGGCAATTTAACCTCAATCCCTTGATGGTGGCGGCCCTGATCCGCCAGGAATCCCGCTTTGAGCCAGAGATCGTCTCGGCCTCGGGAGCGCTGGGCCTGATGCAGGTGATGCCTGCCACCGGCCGCTGGATTGCCCAAAAAATCGGCCTAGCCCAGTACAGCCTCACCAACCCCGCCGACAATCTTCACCTGGGATCCTGGTACTTCGACTACACCCACCGCACCTACCAAGACAACACCCTCCTGGCCCTGGCCAGCTACAACGGCGGCCCCGGCAACGTGGCCAGGTGGCTGAGCCGCTTCGGCTTTGAGGATCCCGATGAATTTGTGGAGCAGATCCCCTTCGCCGAAACCCGTGGCTATGTCAAGTCTGTCTTTGGCAACTACTGGAACTACTGGCAGCTCTACACCCAAGAGGGGCGCACCTTGGTCAGCCAGCGCCTGCAACCGCACCTGTCAAATGATTGA
- a CDS encoding DUF3082 domain-containing protein has translation MPSSPHPLSALLGAAFAASLGYGFLQLLLSMLAKLPPIDLESGSLARGISILVRYLLVGSVSLIAFMFFMVGLGLAAYSVQLLGERLTSSRR, from the coding sequence ATGCCGTCCTCCCCCCATCCCCTCAGCGCCCTCTTGGGGGCTGCCTTTGCTGCCAGTTTGGGCTATGGGTTCCTACAATTGCTGCTCTCGATGCTGGCCAAGTTGCCGCCCATCGACCTGGAAAGCGGATCCCTGGCGCGGGGGATCAGCATTCTGGTGCGCTACCTGCTGGTGGGATCCGTTTCCCTGATCGCCTTCATGTTTTTCATGGTGGGCTTGGGGCTGGCGGCCTACTCGGTGCAGTTGCTGGGGGAAAGGCTGACCTCCTCCCGACGCTAG
- a CDS encoding J domain-containing protein, translating into MSVCPENEMMGSGSEAVSHYEVLGVSVLATAAEIKSAYRRLVKYHHPDSLLAKKDGAAAERIRQINAAYAVLKDPQARREYDRQLRASWASRHPQPTGSPSETVSQEAIAREAWIRQVYTPLNRVLGPLLSSLKPQLNALAADPFDPDLLESFATYLEECSQKLAQAQQIFRRLPNPSSLGGVASRLYYALNHLEDALEELQYFPLNFDDRHLHTGQELFRRAEGLRREAIDTYAQSSP; encoded by the coding sequence ATGAGCGTTTGTCCTGAGAACGAAATGATGGGGAGCGGGTCTGAAGCAGTTTCCCACTACGAAGTGTTGGGGGTTTCGGTGCTGGCGACGGCAGCGGAGATCAAGTCTGCCTATCGCCGTTTGGTCAAGTACCACCATCCCGACAGCCTGCTGGCCAAAAAAGACGGGGCTGCTGCTGAACGCATTCGCCAGATCAACGCCGCCTACGCGGTGCTCAAGGATCCGCAAGCCCGCCGCGAGTACGACCGACAACTGCGCGCTAGCTGGGCCTCGCGCCACCCTCAGCCGACGGGCTCCCCCTCGGAGACGGTCAGCCAGGAGGCTATTGCCCGCGAAGCCTGGATTCGGCAGGTCTACACTCCTCTGAACCGAGTTTTGGGGCCTTTACTGTCTTCTCTCAAGCCGCAGTTAAATGCCTTAGCGGCAGATCCTTTTGATCCCGACCTGTTGGAGTCCTTCGCCACCTATTTGGAAGAGTGTAGCCAGAAACTGGCCCAAGCTCAGCAGATCTTTCGGCGCCTTCCCAATCCCAGCAGCTTGGGGGGAGTGGCTTCTCGCCTCTACTACGCCCTCAACCACCTAGAGGACGCTCTAGAGGAGCTGCAGTATTTCCCCCTGAACTTCGACGACCGCCATCTGCACACCGGACAAGAGCTGTTTCGGCGGGCGGAAGGGTTGCGTCGAGAAGCCATAGACACCTACGCCCAGAGTTCGCCCTAG
- a CDS encoding SDH family Clp fold serine proteinase, with protein sequence MKVDWGSLFWIFLIFSSLQPLLNRRVQEFRRLMAIRELEQKRGSRVILLIHRQESISFLGIPVSRYISIEDSEQVLRAIRLTPPNTPIDLILHTPGGLVLATEQIARALIRHPAKVTVFVPHYAMSGGTMLALAADEIVMDANAVLGPVDPQLGGYAAASILQVVAEKPIAEIDDQTLILADLARKAMQQVQNFVRDLLKDDVPKRKIAPERIEPLIQYLTSGQVTHDYPITAEEAQRLGLPISTELPPQIYALMDLYPQASMGRPSVQYIPTPYDSRPSPPGGGSR encoded by the coding sequence GTGAAAGTGGACTGGGGCAGCCTGTTCTGGATTTTTCTGATCTTCAGCTCTTTGCAACCTCTGCTGAACCGTCGTGTCCAAGAGTTCCGGCGCTTGATGGCCATTCGGGAGTTGGAGCAAAAGCGGGGCAGCCGGGTGATTCTGCTCATTCACCGCCAGGAGTCGATTAGTTTTTTGGGGATCCCGGTTTCCCGCTACATCAGCATCGAGGACTCCGAGCAGGTGTTGAGGGCAATTCGCCTCACTCCACCCAATACCCCGATTGATTTGATTTTGCATACCCCCGGTGGCCTGGTGCTGGCTACGGAGCAAATTGCCCGCGCCCTGATCCGCCATCCGGCCAAAGTGACAGTGTTTGTGCCCCACTACGCCATGTCGGGGGGGACGATGCTGGCCTTGGCCGCCGATGAAATTGTCATGGATGCCAATGCAGTCCTGGGGCCGGTGGATCCGCAGTTGGGGGGGTATGCTGCCGCCAGTATTCTGCAGGTGGTGGCGGAAAAGCCCATTGCCGAGATCGACGACCAAACCCTGATCCTGGCGGATCTGGCCCGCAAAGCAATGCAACAGGTGCAGAACTTCGTGCGGGATCTCTTGAAGGACGATGTGCCCAAGCGCAAAATTGCCCCTGAACGGATCGAGCCCCTCATCCAGTACCTAACCAGCGGACAAGTTACCCACGACTACCCCATCACCGCCGAAGAAGCCCAAAGGTTGGGCCTGCCCATTTCTACTGAGTTGCCACCCCAAATCTATGCCCTGATGGACTTGTACCCCCAGGCCAGCATGGGCCGTCCTTCCGTGCAGTACATTCCCACCCCCTACGATTCCCGCCCCTCTCCACCCGGCGGCGGGTCTCGCTAG
- a CDS encoding fatty acid desaturase — protein MTAAATPQPDPKPFALPRELLGPPPEFWNPTLLMFLAAVALSASCFGGYAFWHWPRWLVFWLNFVALYVLGTVIHDASHGSAHRNRFLNEALGHGSALLQGFVYPVFKRVHMQHHAHVNHPEDDPDHYVSTGGPLWLIAPRFFYHEVFFFKRQLWRKGRWDLLQWGLSRLVVILTFALAIHFGYTDYIMNYWLPPAFIMGFLLGLFFDYLPHRPFQSQERWYNARVYPGWLTNILLLGQNYHLIHHLWPSVPWYKYQAAYWAAKPELDARNCQQTLGIWERGEFWSFLYDALIGLHWHKPNGPTRSAAPADPESAGSAADLRLS, from the coding sequence ATGACTGCTGCTGCGACTCCGCAACCGGATCCCAAGCCTTTTGCGTTACCCCGTGAGCTGTTGGGGCCGCCGCCAGAATTTTGGAATCCCACCCTGCTGATGTTTTTGGCGGCGGTGGCGCTTTCGGCCTCTTGCTTTGGCGGGTACGCCTTCTGGCATTGGCCCCGCTGGCTGGTGTTTTGGCTGAATTTTGTCGCCCTGTATGTTCTGGGCACAGTGATCCACGATGCCTCGCACGGCTCGGCCCACCGCAACCGCTTTTTAAACGAGGCGCTGGGCCATGGCTCTGCCCTGTTACAGGGCTTTGTCTATCCGGTCTTTAAGCGGGTGCACATGCAACACCATGCCCACGTCAACCATCCCGAAGACGATCCCGATCACTATGTGTCTACGGGCGGGCCGCTGTGGCTAATTGCGCCGCGCTTTTTCTACCATGAGGTGTTTTTCTTCAAGCGGCAGCTCTGGCGCAAAGGTCGCTGGGATCTGCTGCAATGGGGGCTGAGTCGGCTGGTGGTGATCCTAACGTTTGCGCTGGCCATTCACTTTGGCTACACCGACTACATCATGAACTATTGGCTGCCCCCCGCCTTTATTATGGGCTTCTTGTTGGGCCTGTTTTTCGACTATCTGCCCCATCGCCCTTTTCAATCCCAAGAGCGGTGGTACAACGCCAGGGTTTACCCTGGCTGGCTGACCAATATTCTGCTGCTGGGGCAAAACTATCACTTGATCCACCATCTCTGGCCCTCGGTTCCCTGGTACAAGTATCAGGCGGCCTACTGGGCGGCCAAACCTGAGCTGGACGCGCGTAACTGCCAGCAAACGCTGGGGATCTGGGAGAGAGGGGAGTTTTGGAGCTTTTTGTACGACGCGCTGATTGGCCTGCACTGGCACAAGCCCAACGGGCCAACCCGTTCCGCTGCGCCAGCCGATCCAGAATCTGCGGGATCCGCTGCGGATCTGAGGCTTAGTTAA
- the psaK gene encoding photosystem I reaction center subunit PsaK — protein sequence MLPIVAPLAMTAQTSPWSPLSAVIILLCTGLAYLSFKSSSGVASETGPVLGMTWPEVLGVASFGHLLGVGVILGLSNMGVL from the coding sequence ATGCTGCCCATTGTTGCGCCGTTGGCTATGACTGCCCAAACCAGCCCTTGGTCTCCCCTGAGCGCGGTGATTATCCTGCTCTGCACAGGGCTGGCCTACCTAAGCTTCAAGTCCTCTTCGGGTGTGGCTTCAGAAACCGGGCCTGTGTTGGGGATGACCTGGCCGGAAGTGCTGGGGGTCGCCAGCTTCGGCCATCTGCTGGGCGTGGGGGTGATCTTGGGCCTCTCCAATATGGGGGTTCTCTGA
- a CDS encoding photosystem II reaction center protein K codes for MPAMMLLAALPEGYELFDPLIDILPIIPVLFFLLAFVWQAAVGFK; via the coding sequence ATGCCTGCGATGATGCTCCTGGCGGCTTTGCCAGAAGGCTATGAGTTGTTCGATCCCCTGATCGACATTTTGCCGATTATCCCCGTTTTGTTTTTCCTGCTGGCTTTTGTTTGGCAGGCGGCGGTGGGCTTTAAGTGA
- a CDS encoding DUF3611 family protein gives MNEPMSPSVRVAVERMKSRLRLTRRFGFWFQAVLGATALLLWLGFLVGQNTLYRDDSTGAFIAFWFTLFTLLTLAAGLFFNWRYLIQAERRSVSAATPSQLDLPKQLQWVTYVSLTGAFLALIAMEAQVGELLVRLFTRTLSTQTAGVLLLAANINVTFAHFVCLAGVLWITGALDREP, from the coding sequence ATGAACGAGCCTATGTCGCCGTCAGTACGGGTGGCTGTCGAGCGCATGAAGTCTCGCTTGCGCCTGACGCGCCGCTTCGGGTTCTGGTTTCAGGCGGTTCTGGGGGCAACAGCTCTGCTGCTCTGGCTGGGATTTTTGGTTGGCCAGAATACCCTCTATCGCGACGACTCGACGGGGGCCTTTATCGCCTTCTGGTTTACCCTGTTTACCCTTCTAACCCTGGCAGCCGGTCTCTTCTTTAACTGGCGCTACCTGATCCAGGCGGAGCGCCGCTCAGTATCCGCCGCTACCCCAAGCCAGTTGGATCTGCCCAAGCAGTTGCAATGGGTTACCTATGTCAGCCTGACCGGCGCTTTCTTGGCCCTCATCGCTATGGAGGCGCAGGTGGGAGAGCTGCTGGTGCGGCTGTTTACCCGCACGCTGAGCACCCAGACGGCAGGAGTGCTGCTGCTGGCTGCCAATATCAACGTTACCTTTGCCCACTTCGTCTGCTTGGCAGGGGTGCTCTGGATTACCGGCGCCCTCGACCGCGAGCCCTGA